In Amaranthus tricolor cultivar Red isolate AtriRed21 chromosome 3, ASM2621246v1, whole genome shotgun sequence, a single window of DNA contains:
- the LOC130809017 gene encoding AP2/ERF and B3 domain-containing transcription factor RAV1-like: MDWDPYYSCPAISCTSSSSSEPLKIHTIKPTNTKKSLPSKYKGVVPQPNGRWSAQLYQDNKRVWIGTFDCKDLAAYAYDLAVIRFRGQQAITNFPIWRYSNNLHLDFLSSHSKIRVIDMLRNQTYQDELIRFKRARFAKNHARRAAQVDDHEWDRLFEKVLTPSDVGKVRRLVIPKHYAENYLPKMSEVGGMMLCFEDRLKDKMWRLKYCYWNSSQNYVLTKGWGEFVKDKGLKHGDSVVFYSTFVGSHRRFCIDIKCKKVVEMDSEKSSDGSGDGVALACSKNLRLFGVDIICPLN; encoded by the coding sequence ATGGATTGGGATCCCTATTATTCTTGTCCTGCAATATCTTGTACATCCTCATCTTCTTCTGAACCACTCAAAATTCATACCATAAAACCAActaacacaaaaaaatcattGCCTTCAAAATACAAAGGGGTAGTCCCTCAACCAAATGGTCGTTGGAGTGCCCAACTATACCAAGATAATAAGCGAGTTTGGATTGGGACTTTCGACTGCAAGGACTTAGCAGCTTATGCTTATGACTTAGCTGTCATTCGATTTCGAGGCCAACAAGCCATAACAAATTTCCCTATATGGAGATACTCTAATAATCTCCATCTAGACTTCCTTTCGTCACATTCTAAGATCCGGGTCATAGACATGCTCCGCAACCAAACCTACCAAGATGAGCTTATCCGATTCAAGCGTGCCCGATTCGCCAAAAACCATGCTAGGCGGGCAGCTCAAGTAGACGACCATGAATGGGATCGGTTATTTGAGAAGGTGTTAACACCAAGTGATGTGGGGAAAGTTCGTAGACTTGTGATTCCCAAGCATTATGCTGAGAATTATTTACCTAAAATGTCTGAGGTTGGAGGGATGATGTTGTGTTTTGAGGATAGATTAAAGGATAAAATGTGGAGGTTAAAGTATTGTTATTGGAACAGTAGTCAAAACTATGTGTTAACCAAAGGGTGGGGAGAGTTTGTTAAGGACAAGGGTTTGAAACATGGAGATAGTGTTGTTTTTTATAGTACTTTTGTGGGTTCTCATAGGCGGTTTTGCATTGATATAAAATGTAAAAAGGTTGTGGAAATGGATAGTGAAAAGAGTAGTGATGGTAGCGGGGATGGTGTTGCATTAGCGTGCTCCAAGAATTTAAGGTTGTTTGGAGTTGATATAATATGTCCACTCAATTAA
- the LOC130808143 gene encoding ACT domain-containing protein ACR1 has product MEGFCYYRPYFNPEFESLIEHINPPRVCIDNDTCKDCTLIKVDSANKHGILLEVVQILTDLDLLILKSYICSDGGWFMDVFHVTDQVGNKITDEALIQYIQKAICTKRSSKEVQVCPGREVRPRHVAMEHVALEMTVTDQPGLLSEVSAVLTELGCHVSAAVAWTHNRRGACIIYVDDHEMGRPITDQKRLCHIQEQLQTVVEAHHKNGEKQCVKLTTPATAQTHTERRLHQLMLTDEDYEPCSICGGSSGAGEGMELKRDKLNNNRMSCGCTQVSIDTCKEKGYSVVNIKCRDRPKLLFDTVCSLTDMQYMVFHAAISSNSSIAVQEYYVRRKDGCTLDSENERYRVRKCLTAAVDRRGTQGLKLEIIAKDRIGLLSDVTRVFRECGLSVTRAEVGTENDKATGTFYVADASGRKISKDMVAAIEKEIDGKVVVHDKPTNKSDSNTRGMDDKPSLLSFGSLLWSRLERISSNFGPVRS; this is encoded by the exons GTTGATAGTGCAAACAAGCATGGGATTCTGTTAGAAGTCGTGCAAATCTTGACAGATTTAGACCTTTTGATCTTAAAATCATACATTTGTTCTGATGGTGGATGGTTCATGGACG TCTTCCACGTGACTGACCAAGTTGGTAACAAGATCACTGATGAAGCTCTTATTCAATACATTCAAAAG GCAATATGCACCAAGAGAAGTTCAAAGGAAGTGCAAGTATGCCCAGGTCGAGAAGTGAGACCTCGACATGTTGCAATGGAGCACGTGGCCCTGGAGATGACTGTGACAGATCAGCCAGGCTTGCTATCCGAAGTGTCAGCAGTGCTCACTGAGCTAGGGTGCCATGTCAGCGCTGCGGTGGCATGGACCCACAACCGGAGGGGTGCGTGCATCATCTATGTGGATGATCATGAGATGGGCAGACCAATTACAGACCAAAAACGGCTGTGTCACATACAAGAACAGCTGCAGACTGTTGTGGAAGCCCATCACAAGAACGGCGAGAAGCAGTGTGTTAAATTGACCACACCTGCTACGGCTCAGACTCACACTGAGCGAAGACTTCATCAACTCATGCTGACTGATGAAGATTACGAGCCGTGCAGTATATGTGGGGGTAGCAGTGGTGCTGGTGAAGGAATGGAGTTGAAGAGGGATAAACTGAATAATAACAGAATGAGCTGTGGATGCACTCAAGTAAGCATAGATACTTGTAAAGAGAAGGGGTATTCTGTTGTAAATATAAAGTGTAGAGACCGTCCTAAGTTGCTGTTCGACACTGTCTGTTCTCTCACGGACATGCAATATATGGTATTTCATGCTGCCATCTCTTCCAACTCCTCGATTGCAGTTCAG GAGTATTATGTACGACGAAAAGACGGATGTACATTGGACTCTGAAAATGAGAGGTACAGAGTAAGAAAATGCTTGACCGCGGCTGTAGACAGAAGAGGCACACAG GGTTTGAAGTTGGAAATCATTGCCAAGGACAGAATAGGACTACTCTCAGATGTAACGAGGGTTTTCCGTGAGTGTGGGCTATCGGTAACTAGAGCTGAGGTAGGCACCGAAAATGACAAGGCAACGGGCACATTTTATGTTGCAGATGCTTCAGGGCGGAAGATAAGCAAAGATATGGTGGCAGCAATAGAGAAAGAGATTGACGGAAAAGTTGTGGTGCATGATAAACCGACCAACAAAAGCGATAGTAACACAAGAGGAATGGATGACAAACCAAGCTTGTTATCCTTCGGAAGCTTGCTATGGTCTCGACTAGAGAGGATTTCGAGCAACTTTGGGCCCGTTAGGTCATAA